The Macaca fascicularis isolate 582-1 chromosome 14, T2T-MFA8v1.1 genome contains the following window.
gtgcaacaaattTAGAGtaagtaaaaagataaatgtgATGATTGGTCAAGAAATTATCCAGTTATTTATAAGgccattgatattttaaaagtccaAAAGTGTGTTTAAGTGGGCTGTTACCTCTGAGAATGATGAGGATGAGAGTGATAGTTGAAGGTTACATCTtaggaaatgaagaaatttagaaagaaaaataatataaagacagCGATGAATACAAAGAAGATTTTTATGACAATGTGTAAAATTTTTGGCCAGGGAAAGGAATATTGAAGTTAGATACAATTACTTACCTTTGAGGGAAATAATTATCGGTAATGAGATGTGATGTTTCTCCTGCCACCTGGAAACAAACCATTGAAGTCTGCAGTCAAAAAGTCCAACATCTCTGAGATCCAGGAAACCATGCTTGcaaatcactggtggaaaaaaaaaaaagccacaatgACTTTCTTATTGGTCATTGCTAGTATTACTGACTCAGAACCTCTTTACTAATGGCTAGGAAGTCATAATTGAGAAATTCTGAATTTTGACAAGGTCTCGCTGTTGAAatggtaaatttaattttttttgtcacGATAAATTCTGGTTCAAGGTATGCTATCCATGAAATAATTTCTGACCAAAACTACATTGATGCCATTTGATTATTCATCTTAGCCTATACATGGCATTTGGTAACTTTTGactgttttaaaacataaatccaCTATCAGAGTAGATTGGATGTTGGCTTCAGaaacatatagaaaaacaaaagttcaaaaatgttttcagtagGTGATAAGTTGAATAACTCTACAATGTTAGTTCTTTAAGGgggataaaatttttttaaaaaatctttgaaagGTCTTATTTTACAGCCATATCTAAATTatcttaagaaattttttaaCCAAGGGAATGCAATATATATCATGATTCTGTTTTTCCAAAAGTAACCTGAATATAGCAATGAAGTTCAGTTTTGTTATTGGTAGTTTCGGCAGAGTCCCTTTTTGCAGCACCTGTTGTCTACCATAATTATAGAGGACATTTCGGTGTTCTAGCCAAGTATACTCTTAgaataaaaaaatgttaacactgAGTTGCTTCAACAGCATGAAGCTGAGTCCAAAAGACCAAATGAACAAACACATTAATCTctgatgatttattttaaatagaatatttaattgCATAAGATCTAATAGTATCATTATGCTTAAGCAATTATATTCCTGATGATCTATGGGAAATAActattatttaatacatattgaAACCAGATTTTAAGAGCGTTAGCCAGTCCTGTTATTAGTAAAGCTCTTTATATGGAGAGAAATTTTAGATTGTTTTGTTCTCCTTATTAGAAGGattgtagaaagaaaaatatgactaaTTGGAGAAAAATTTGGGATATACCATATTTCATTGAATTCAAAATGTCTTCAATTGTAAATCATACCATTATTGTATGTACCTCTAAGAAATAAAAGTGCTGCTAATTAAAATATGATATGCcattaattataaaatacttcttgataacagaagttttaaaatagcCATCTTAGAATTTAGTGAAATATGGTAATGTATTCTTTTCCTCCTTTGAGGTAGGTGTTATGCTTTTTTTTCCTGGCTACTAAATTTCACAAtttccaaaaagcaaaataaacatattctgaatatttttactGTGAAACACTTGAGAGCAGAGCTTTCCACCATGTAAAGAAGCTTCATGAGTCACACATTACATCTTCAGATTGATTGAATGCCACTGAAACATTCTAGTAGCCTGGAGAAGTTGACCTACCTGTGGAGATGCCTGCCATTAACTGGCATCCTGATGGCCTAATACACTTTACTCTTCTGTGAAGGGTTTTAATCTTCAGCACAGCTTACTCTGTAGCATCATGTTTACATTGTATGTATAAAGATTATACAAAGGTGcaattgtttatttcttccttaaaatgtATCAGTATAGGATTTAGAATCTTTCCATGTTGAAACTCTAAatgcatagaaataaaaataattaaaaattttttcattttggcTTTTCAACCTagtattaaaactaataaaagcaAAGCCATGCACAAAACTACCTCCCCAGAGAAAGGCTAGTCCCTTTTCTTCCCCATTCATTTCATCATGAACATAGTAGAAAATAGCATATTCTTatcaaatttgatgaaaagtGCCAACACGTTTGAACTGAAATACGACTTGTCATGTGAACTGTACCGAATGTCTACGTATTCTGCTTTTCCTGCTGGGGTTCCTGTCTCAGAAAGGAGTCTTGCTCGCGCTGGTTTCTATTACACTGGTGTGAATGACAAGGTCAAATGCTTCTGTTGCGGCCTGATGCTGGATAACTGGAAAAGAGGAGACAGTCCTGTTGAAAAGCATAAAAAGTTGTATCCTAGCTGCAGATTCGTTCAGAGTCTAAATTCAGTTAACAACTCGGAAGCTACCTCTCAGCCTGCTTTTCCTTCTTCAGTAACAAATTCCACACATTCATTACTTCCGGGTACAGAAAACAGTGGATATTTCAGTGGCTCTTATTCAAGCTTTCCATCAAATCCTGTAAACTCCAGAGCAAATCAAGATTTTTCTGCCTTGATGAGAAGTTCCTACCACTGTGCAATGAATAATGAAAAAGCCAGATTACTTACTTTTCAGACGTGGCCATTGACTTTTCTGTCGCCAACAGATCTGGCAAAAGCAGGCTTTTACTACGTTGGACCTGGAGACAGAGTGGCTTGCTTTGCCTGTGGCGGAAAATTGAGCAACTGGGAACCGAAGGATAATGCAATGTCAGAACACCTGAGACATTTTCCCAAATGCCCATTTATCGAAAATCAGCTTCAAGACACTTCGAGATACACAGTTTCTAATCTGAGCATGCAGACACATGCAGCCCGCTTTAAAACATTCTTTAACTGGCCCTCTAGTGTTCTAGTTAATCCTGAGCAGCTTGCAAGTGCGGGTTTTTATTATGTGGGTAAGAAACTGAatctgctaatttaaaaaaaatacatttcattttatacatttcagtGGGCAAATTGTGTGTATTCATGTTTTGGTCCAAAATTAATTTTAGGTAACAGTGATGATGTCAAATGCTTTTGCTGTGATGGTGGACTCAGGTGTTGGGAATCTGGAGATGATCCATGGGTGGAACATGCCAAGTGGTTTCCAAGGTAATTGTTTTGAAATTCTCTTTGCAAATTCTTGTGATTATCATGAGATTGCTTATATGTGTTTACCTTAAATCAGCTGTTACTTTACTCCGttccaaatatatatttgtgaataaGTTTAGGATGGATTACTTAGCAAAATACTTAAAAAGTTTTGATGGACTTaatgaagaaatatatttggggatttttgtttaatttttaaagaaatatatatatttaaataatacatgcTCATTATAAAAACAAAGTCACACATTGTAGaaaagtacagagaaagaaaattaaactgtCCAGAAATCTTACCACCTGAGGATGAACATGGTTACCATTTTAGTGAACATCGCTCCagacataaagaaataaatgtatacaatacatatacatatagaaataaatatccatatagaaataaatgtacacaattttacataaattaaatattctatttagttttgaagtttttttcaGTCAACATATGTCTTGGATATATTTCCATTCATTCAGTATTCAATAACAATTGATCACCTattgccaggcattgttctgggTGCATAAAATCAGTTGAACAAAACAAAGACCCCTGGTCGCCTAAGTTTGTATTATAGCAGGAGAGAACAGACAATTAATAAAAACTTGAATAAGTTATAGAGCATGTTGGAAAATAAGTAcaatcaataaaaagaacaaagaggggTTTAGAAATGCCAGGCAGGTTACAATACTAAATCAGGGTAAGTATAGTCTCATCTCATGTGTTTTAATTGCCACACAGCATTTTAATGTGATATGTTACCCTTTTGATTGTTTAACTGGCCGCCTAGCGTTCTAATTAATCCGGATCAGCTTGCAAGTGTGGGTTTTTATCATGTGGGTAAGAAACTTAATGTACAAACTAAAATACCAgcttcaaaatacttttttcacATTCTCCTTTTTCATCTAAATCATGTGgcctaaaattacattttttcatgATCAAAACTTTTGCTATTATTCAGCTCGTTTCCCATTTGCCCTGAGAATACTGCACTGGCGACAAGCTGCACTGTTTTTTTCCAAATGGGGAAATGGGTTAATATTGATTAATAAATGTGGCATCTTAACttattttgattccttttttttctctcttttttttttttttttttttttgagatgaagcctggctctcttgcccagattggagtgcagtggtgtgatctcagctcactgcaacctccgccggttgggttcaagcaattctcacgcctcagccttgctagtagctgggactacagatatatgctagcatgcccagctaatttttgtattcttagtagagacgggggttcaccatgttgtgcaggctggtctcaaactcctaacctcaggagtttgaagtgctaccacgcccagccaacattaGTGTGTTTTCAAGAATCTTAGAAGACTTGAAGAGAGTAGCTAAGAGCTGTGAGGAGAGATGGACTTACTTGACCTCAGTAGACTGAGAGGCTCCTGACCCTTGTCCACTTGAGCCTTGGTAGATTACTAGTAATCGCCTTCCTCTTGCTTATATCAACCTGCCTTTCACTACAATATCTCTGATCATTCTCTGTATGCTAAATGAATAGTAAAGTgattatatgtatgtttatactcatttgaaatatttatacttcacaatatattaaaagtaaattgattatatgtatgtttatactCATTTGAAATATCCAGTCTACAAATGGCTGGATTAGTCCTGCCCAAATTAAGATAAACATTTAGTGCTTTTCAAAATTAGCTGAagtggtcgggtgcagtggctcatgcctgtaatcccagcactttgggaggctgaggcaggaggatcgcttgaggtcaggaattcaagaccagtgtggcaacatggtaaaaccccatctccactaaaaatgcaaaaattagccgggcgtggtggcaggcacctgcaatcccagctacactggaggctgaggtacgagaatcacttgaacccgggaggcagaggttacagtgaactgagatcatcccactgcactccagcctgggtgacagagtgagactctgtcttaaaaaaaaaaaattagcagaagcATAATATTTCTtggcaaatataaaaatattaattttgtaagACATTCAACCTGTATGAAAAATGTTAACTGTCATGAGAAGCATcttacaaaacaattaaaaattcacacaaaaaatTTGGATCCTATCATAGGATACTTACAGGTtagttttagaaaacaattttttcttgaAAGCAATACAATAGAATCAGTTCCCAGTGAGCTAGGATTTATTTATTCTTGCAACATTAAGTTTAGAATAAATGATCTTAAATGATTCTGTGATTTGGGGCAAACAACCAGATTTGAAATGGAATAAACACCTAGAgatgagaaatttatttattacattttcatttcactgGTATAAATAATACctcaaactttattttctttacattttaggTGTGAGTACTTGATAAGAATTAAAGGACAGGAGTTCATCCGTCAAGTTCAAGCCAGTTACCCTCATCTACTTGAACAGGTAGGTAgggaaagttctttttttaaatattggttGCCATCAGAGAAATTACTTTCTGATAATTACAGAGAGTGCTATTTTAATGAAAAGACAAGATTGttttagaaatactttttctttttcttatcaaaCCTGGCATGATCTTAGAATGTATTATTCTTTAGAGAAAAATAGATCCATAAATGGTAGTCTCCTGATAATGACACTTGTGATGTTTCTCTTTAAGCATTTTTTCAATCAAGTTGCAATAAATTAAactgtttgggaaaaaaaatgactggGATAGTAGCATTTAACAGTTTTACTATATAAATTTTCCTTCAAAAGATCtgagaaagagaattttattgctttttctaatCTTCTTGGGAAAACAAATAACTTACTTGATAGTTGGATGGTCAATCCCATTCCAGCCATGAGCAATGAAACTGATATAGGGTCCAACTTATCCCAAAGAATGACCCAGGGTAGGTAAGACCTGtgtatgaaagaaaaattgattgTCACATGGATTATTGAAAAGGTACAGTCCTTTTCCTGCCTTAATGAAAATGggttttatttgttattatatacacacactgaaACTCTATTAATTTATGGCCTAGGGAATAACtatcaaatataaatgaaatattgcttttggttaaaaaattattttgctagtAAGCAAGTAGTTTGcaataaattgaataaaatatgtcTGTTGGGTCATTTTCATTGCAATGGGTAAGataagatttatattttaatttatatatatatatatatattttttttttctgcagctgCTATCTACATCAGACAGCCCAGAAGATGAAAATGCAGAGTCATCAAGTAAGTGCAATGGATAATAATGAATGCATTTAAATAGAGTCATTTGGTACTGTTAAGATTGAAAGTTGATAACAGTAACGTACCTttatattgatttataatttacaATGAATGCATTTTCAAATATACTGTGTTGGTATTTCCCAAACTTCAGTGCATATCAGAGTTGCCTGGAGAACTTTAAAGAATATGACAGATTTCCAGTTTCTActtcagacctactgaattaaaTCTGAGTATCTAAAGGAGGGGCTCAGGCATGTATAGTTTTAACAAACTACATACATCTAGCCTAACCCTTGTTCTTGGGccagtgtgagaacagatgtACTATGATATTAGATTGCTCACATATTCTTTCTGTGAAAGGGAAAGGATAGAACATGTTAGTCCCCTTTTTAAATAGGGAtcctgaggctcagaaaagttacaTGACTTGTACATCGCCTTAAACCTAAAATGCAATAGAGCTAACATTTGTGCAAGCTCTTCTACTCCATTATCTcatattcaattcaattcaatatatatttattgtgtatctCCTGTTCTGAGGAAAGAATAGACAACAGGATAAACATAACTCCTGGTCTCATGTATCTACAggatacacagaaacacacagacagGAGAAAGGGATATGGCAACAAAAGTAAAGTGTAATATGAGAGTGCATATAGGACAATTAACCCAGACTTGGAGGGTCAGAAAAGGCTTTCCAGAGGAAATATTTGTCTTAGCAGAAAATCCAAGGGAAGAATAGGAGTTAACTGAGtgacaaatggaagaaaagagtattccaggcagagagaacagcacatGAAAGACCGAAGTGACAAAGGAGAATAGGCACCTTTGAATAACTGAACAAAATTCTATATGGCCAGAAATAGGAGTTGCTAATAGACAAATGAGTGAAGCAGGCCAGCTGTATGAGTGGTCAGCACTGCAGGCAGAATTTGACACCAGAGCCATCAGTTTGTGActcctgggctagagtgcagaaTGCGAATGATACAGTGGCGAGGGATGAGGCTGAAGAGCTAAACAGGGTTCAGATTGTATGAGACCTTGTAAGCCATTTCtattttggattttatcctaaGAGCAATGAAATTGTTGATAGAATTCAAGAAGTGTGACACaatcagatttgtgtttttaaaaagtcactctGATTACACTCTTGAGAATGAACTCCAAGGAAGCAATATTGTATAATAAGAGCCTCTCTGAAAAAATATGTGAATTATTCTTGATTGAAAGCTCATTTGTTCATCCAACATAGGGAAAAAGAATCTCAATTCTAGTGGGAAGTAATCCCTGCCATTCTGTTTCCTTCTCCTGCTCACATATGTATATCCAGTTATGACAGGTAATATGTATTTTGCATCTAAGTACAATATTTCATGTTGCTATTTTGATGACTGAACGtgtatatcattttaaatttaacaatgTTCATACAAAATAATGCCTATACATTTTgttggttttacatttttaatattgtaaaaacatttttgatttcagttcaaattttaatttttaagaaatatacagGCTATCCTAATATGTGTTAAATTCTTGTTCCATATAGTTATTCGTTTTGAACCTGGAGAAGACCATTCAGAAGATGCAATCATGATGAATACTCCTGTGGTTAATGCTGCCGTGGAAATGGGCTTTAGTAGAAGCCTGGTAAAATACACGGTTCAGAGAAAAATCCTAGCAACTGGAGAGAATTATAGACTCATCAGTGATCTTGTGTTAGACTTACTCAATGCAGAAGATGAAatgagggaagaggagagagaaagagcaactGAGGAAAAAGAATCAAGTATGTAGATTTATTAATACAGTCTATTTTCATAAGGATTTGATACCAGTCTACATGTTATGGAAAATATACTCATCTAGTATATCTGAAAATATACTCAATCCAgtcagatttttttcatgtttagtaTTCTGAATTCAAGTGCTGAAAAATTTATTCATATTCAGATATATTTGAGTTGCCCATAAGTTGAAAATGTATGAtatgttttttcctgtttttccttaattcatattttttctctgGATAGCTGACGCTGTGTCCAATTATGCATTCATGgcgctttttttttcttaaggttttGAAAATGGAATCCTTGTTGCAGCATGGCACATTTTTAATCTCAGGCTAGTTGCTCACTCCCCTTTGGAGTAAATCAGGGTGGGATCAGCgacaattattaatttttttttgagacagagtcttactctgtcacccacgctggagtgcagtggcatgatctcaactcaccgcaacttctgccttctgggttcaagcaattcccgtgCCTCCCTCccttagctgggactacaagcacctgccatcatgccaggctaatttttgtacttttagtagagacggggtttctccatgttggccacactggtctcaaactcctgacctcaagtgatccacccgcctcggcctcccaaagtgctgggattacaggcatgagccaccgtgcctggctggacaATTGTTAATTTTAACGTTAACATAAAAGCATGTCTTAGCCTGTGACTATACATTAATGCGCAAACTACTATTAAGTCCCCTACCTGCCCACACAAGAACTGAGTCTTTCAGAGCATCCTTCGATTATTTAGGCAAGTCCTAGGATACTGTTTCGCAATTTCTTAGGACAAGTTGCTCATGTCCTTCCATATTAACCTTATCCACTACTATGTTCTCTATTGCCCTTCACAAAAACTCTTCTGGGCACATCCATTCTCATCTGGCTGTTTTGACGGCTGTTATCACTCTGTCCTAGACAAAAAGAAATGCTGATCTCTCCTTTCCCAAGCATGGACCAGACCTATAAGTCCCTTCAACACAGCTAAAAACAGATGCAACTTTTAACAAGCTCTTATTGGAGACTTAAGGGTAACAGAAGGGAATTATATCACAAATGTCGATTTACAGCTGCAACTAGATGTGGCCCCTCTTAGTGCCCCCGGGCTCATCCTCATAAATCTCTCTGCCTAGCTTCTGGTTCATCTCTGTGTAGCTTTGGCAAGTTTACACAAATCACTCGGAATGTCCCAGTAATGTTTTCCTTTATCAAAACTCAGGCCCCCAAATATTCATAAAGTTCAGAAGGACAACAAAGATTTTTCCTTATCCTTGTCCAATGCCATCCGGGATCTATTTCTTCATAGGATTATTGACAGTCAGATCGTCCATTGCATTTAGGGATAAATCCAACCCTGCCCATGAAGATGGATTTGTTTTCTGACCCAACCCGGACAAACCTATCAGATCATAGTGACATGGCATCATACATTCACCCAAGTGTGAATTACTCAGTCTATAAACCACTAGTGTAGCAGCAATACAGTCACAGTTAACCTTTGCCCAGCCTCATcaagttctcttttctctgtgaagATTAGGCAAGTATGTCCTTCCTGTAGCCTTCTTAGTGGTAGCCATTTGTCACCAGCCAACAattgctcaaagaaaagaacactTATCTCCACAACCATTGAGAGACCCCATAAAATCTGAAACTATccacttataaaatatttatatttctttcaaagACAATCAGAAAAGTCTCCAGAAATGACTTCAAGTcaacaatatataataatttacattGTCAAAAAGAGCCCTTAGTGTTTCTGCCtcactgttttatatatatatatatctactacCTAGTATGGTGCCTGCATATAGTCTGTGttctgagtgagtgaatgaaaacACATTTAGGTTAATTATTACTTTATAGTTTCCCAAGAACAGTAAGGATATAAATAAAGAGGcaatttaagatattttttcccagaataaaataataacatggctgggtgtggtggctcacgcctgtaatcacagcactttgggaggctgaggcaggcagatcacttaagcccaggagtttgagaccagcctgggcaacatagcaaaaccctgtctgtataaaaaaaatacaaaaattagcagggtgtggtggcatgtgtctgtagtcccagctattcaggagtctgaggtgggaggaccacttgagcccagggaggttgaggctgcaacgAGCTATGAtcatatgccactgcactccagcctgggccacagagtgagagtctgtctcaagaaagaaagaaagagaggaaggaaggaaggagggaaggaaggaaggaaggaagaaaggaaggagggaaggaaggaaggaaggaaggaaggaaggaaggaaggaaggaaggtgggaaggagggaaggagggaagaagggaaggagggaaggaaggaaggaaggaaggaaataatatgcTTCAAAGGTATACTCAAGTCTtccgaaggaaggaaggaaataatatgcTTCAAAGGTATACTCAAGTCTTCCAAACTTACAAACCAGAATATAGTCTACAACTTTGAAATGAAACTTTTTCTCAGTTACTAGcaattaaattttagaaatcttaagaatttcagagaatgtatTATATTAGATTAGGtataattgcaaaaataaatCTTAGATTGAAAAACCAGTATACTTCAACACCAagtttacattatatttttattttctgatatatcCCTACTTTGCTAATATagataatttaacaaaatatagtaAGTTCTAAGTCTTCTACCCCCTCACTATTACTTTTCTATTCCTACTCTTTAAATTATAGAACTAAGGCTTGgttgttcatttgttcaacagatatttatggaGCATTAactttgtgccagacactattctagcTCCTGAcccttttctcatttattctcaGAGCTTCAATTATTTTCAAAGTATGTCTTTAGCCTTGTCTTTTTGATGCAGCaccattttaattctttattttctggttgttgttTTCgatttttgatgttttcttttttccattttttattctttcttaaatgGTTCTTTTTATGAGTCCTATCACTTGACAAAGTCAGTGTATCTAAAATCTAACCATCCTCTCTCCCAAAACAGTTCTTCAGATAGCTCAGCCTCtgtcattagttattttttagaaatagctTTATGGCTTATGGTAAGctatatgaaaattaataaacttaGATTCATAAGTTATATTCCAAAGAGATAATAAAATCACAGTTTtgcaatataaaatgttttaccaATGGATACAAAATCTAGGTCTTGAAGGAGAATTAGATGTTATCTTGTAGGACAAGAAGGTAGTCATTGACAAATAGGGTTTAGTATTCAAAATGCTGTTACTGCCTTTCCCTGCTTACTATACAATATTCAGGTAATGGCAATATGTCTAATTtctggaaataattaaaatttcaacttggaattttaaagaaattttatgggccggacacaatggctcacacctgtaatcccagcacctttggaggctgaggtgggcagatcacttgaggccaggagttcaagaccaggctggccaacatggtgaaaccttgtctctactaaaactacaaaaaattagctgggtgtaatctcaactactcaggaggctgaggcacaagtatagcatgaacctgggaggtagaggttgcagtgagctgagatcacaccactgcactccagcctgggtgacagagcaagactctgttttaaaaatgaataaataaataataaaagaaattttatggaagaatactttaagaaaaaattgttttaattatcttGATTTTATCTTTCCCCAATTTACCTAGATTGAATTGAAACATCAATTTTAATAGGTTCTAAGTTTCATTTGGTTAAAGGCTTAGCAGTATTGCAAAATGATTGAAAGCACAGTACATGACACCAGACTACCTCAGTTTGATTTTTGCTAGTTGTGGTGTCCTTTGGCAACTTACTTGCCTCACTGtggcttcattttctcatttgttaaatgaGGCTATTTGGACCTACCTCAAAGAgctgttgtgaagatgaaatgaatcaATGTGTATAAAGTTCTTAACACAGTGCTCACTAAATGTTAGTCCTtactataattataattataataattattattattattacagctttttgagacagggtattgctatgttgcccagtctggtctctgactccagggctcaagtgatcctcctacctcagcctcctgagtagctggtgctacaggcatgtgccactgcaccctgaattataattataataacattattattaagCACAGGAGATGAGATACCCCTAAACCTAGCAATCAATATCAATGCCTTACTGATTATGAATTAAAGACAGTTTTTATTCTGTTACATATGTAGGCCTGGAAGGAAGTTTGTGAGCAGTGTTTGAATATGTttatgtttgtcttcttttttataaAGATGATTTATTATTAATCCGGAAGAATAGAATGGCACTGTTTCAACATTTGACTTGTGTAATTCCAATCCTGGATAGTCTACTAACTGCCAGAATTATTAATGAACAAGAACATGATGTTATTAAACAGAAGACACAGACATCTTTACAAGCAAGAGAACTGATTGATACTATTTTAGTAAAAGGAAATATTGCAGCCACTGTATTCAGAAACTCTCTGCAAGAAGCTGACGCTGTGTTATATGAGCGTTTATTTGGTGAGtggtagaaaattatttttttaaattttctaagtcAATTGAAAATATGATCTTATTAATAACTTatgattattgaaaataattcaggct
Protein-coding sequences here:
- the BIRC3 gene encoding baculoviral IAP repeat-containing protein 3, with product MNIVENSIFLSNLMKSANTFELKYDLSCELYRMSTYSAFPAGVPVSERSLARAGFYYTGVNDKVKCFCCGLMLDNWKRGDSPVEKHKKLYPSCRFVQSLNSVNNSEATSQPAFPSSVTNSTHSLLPGTENSGYFSGSYSSFPSNPVNSRANQDFSALMRSSYHCAMNNEKARLLTFQTWPLTFLSPTDLAKAGFYYVGPGDRVACFACGGKLSNWEPKDNAMSEHLRHFPKCPFIENQLQDTSRYTVSNLSMQTHAARFKTFFNWPSSVLVNPEQLASAGFYYVGNSDDVKCFCCDGGLRCWESGDDPWVEHAKWFPRCEYLIRIKGQEFIRQVQASYPHLLEQLLSTSDSPEDENAESSIIRFEPGEDHSEDAIMMNTPVVNAAVEMGFSRSLVKYTVQRKILATGENYRLISDLVLDLLNAEDEMREEERERATEEKESNDLLLIRKNRMALFQHLTCVIPILDSLLTARIINEQEHDVIKQKTQTSLQARELIDTILVKGNIAATVFRNSLQEADAVLYERLFVQQDIKYIPTEDVSDLPVEEQLRRLQEERTCKVCMDKEVSIVFIPCGHLVVCKDCAPSLRKCPICRSTIKGTVRTFLS